A genomic region of Dickeya solani IPO 2222 contains the following coding sequences:
- a CDS encoding ABC transporter ATP-binding protein: MLRLHNVSKRFDDKPALRSLSLEIADGEFLVLVGPSGCGKSTLLRLLAGLETVSDGEIWLDGDDITAQSPRERNFAMIFQNYALFPHLTVKENITFGMQIRHEPKASWQPRLEKVAQLLQLDELLDRKPGKLSGGQRQRVAMARAIVRNPKLFLMDEPLSNLDARLRTEVRDGIMVLHRQLKTSTVYVTHDQTEAMSMADRIVVMNHGEVQQVGTPEQLYAFPTNRFVASFIGSPAMNIIALPCAGGAVQVNEQALPLPPHANQLRQVFFGIRPEHLTDTPETEQHSLRLSGTVTQRELMGADYLLHISTPIGELRYSRKNRGDAPMVGDTVNLGFSPFDVHLFHADTQQNVYQETPHA, translated from the coding sequence ATGTTACGACTGCATAACGTCAGCAAGCGTTTTGACGACAAACCGGCGCTGCGCTCGCTGTCGCTGGAGATCGCCGACGGCGAATTTTTGGTGCTGGTCGGGCCGTCCGGCTGCGGCAAAAGCACCCTGCTGCGCCTGCTGGCCGGACTGGAAACGGTAAGCGACGGCGAGATTTGGCTGGATGGCGACGACATCACCGCCCAGTCGCCGCGCGAGCGCAACTTCGCGATGATCTTTCAGAACTATGCGCTGTTTCCGCACCTGACGGTGAAAGAAAACATCACCTTCGGCATGCAGATTCGCCATGAACCGAAAGCGAGCTGGCAACCCCGTCTGGAGAAAGTGGCGCAATTGCTGCAACTGGACGAACTGCTGGATCGCAAACCGGGCAAGCTGTCCGGTGGACAGCGTCAGCGGGTGGCGATGGCGCGCGCCATCGTACGCAACCCCAAACTGTTTCTGATGGATGAACCGCTGTCCAATCTGGACGCCCGGCTGCGTACCGAAGTGCGCGACGGCATCATGGTGCTGCACCGGCAGTTGAAAACCAGCACCGTTTACGTCACCCACGACCAGACCGAAGCCATGTCGATGGCGGATCGCATCGTGGTGATGAACCACGGCGAAGTCCAACAGGTCGGCACGCCGGAGCAGTTGTATGCCTTCCCGACCAACCGGTTCGTGGCGAGTTTCATCGGTTCGCCCGCCATGAACATCATCGCGCTGCCTTGCGCAGGCGGCGCGGTACAGGTCAACGAGCAAGCGCTGCCTCTGCCGCCGCACGCCAACCAGCTCCGGCAGGTGTTTTTCGGTATCCGCCCGGAGCACCTGACCGATACCCCGGAAACCGAACAGCACTCGCTGCGGCTGTCCGGCACCGTAACGCAACGAGAATTGATGGGCGCGGATTATCTGCTGCACATCAGCACGCCGATTGGCGAACTACGTTACAGCCGCAAAAACCGCGGCGACGCTCCGATGGTCGGCGATACCGTCAACCTCGGCTTTTCACCTTTTGATGTTCATCTTTTTCATGCTGATACACAGCAGAACGTATACCAGGAGACACCCCATGCATAA